One Coprobacter fastidiosus genomic window, TTAAGTTTTTAGAGGCATGAAAGATTCGATGGTTGTTAGATTTTTGGTAATTGAAAATTTAGACAATAAGAGGCTTACATACCGTAAGCCTTTTTGTTATCTATGAATTTTAAAATAATTATTTACTTATATCTTAATACTAATTTTCAATGTTATAATCATTCATGACGAATACATTAGAAATTGTTCCGGCTTCGATAGTTGCAGATTCTCCTTTTATAGATAAAAAAGCAAGTCCGATTATAGGTAAAAATGTAAAGTTTAAGCCTACTCCTAAGCCGATTGCTAAACCTTTTTTATTTTTTCCGGTTTCACTTGAACTTCCATTTAGTAATATTGTTTGTCCATCGACAGAAGTCGTAGATATGTATTTTAATTCTACGAATCCTCCACGACCACAGCCTCTTGCTTTTTCTTGTTTTATGGAAGTCTGGACAGGTGTTCCTCTTTTTATTAAAATTTCACCGTTCTTTCCTTTCACATCATTATCCACTATTGCTGAAATAGTTTCTTTTGAATTGCTTTTTACAGTAGAAAGCAGTCTTACTATAAACATAGTCCCTCTCTCGAGAGGTGTTGCTGCCAAAAAGTTCAAATTCAACATTGAGAACACTAATACTATACTCAAAATCTTCTTAATCATGATACTAAATTTTAATAATTAATATTTTTGTGACCGAATCTTGTTGAATTTATGATTTACCTATTATCATATTTCTGCCTGTTTCCTTTTTTCTGTATGGCGCGTACGCTATATATTTTATTAACTGTGTAAGGTTTAAACAGACTTAACATTTTTACAAATATAGGGATATTTATGAATAATGTCAAATGTGCAACACGAAATCTATTTATGACAATTTAATCTATTATTTACGGTATACTTTTTAAAGAATTGATATATTTATTACTCTTATCAAAGAATTGTAAAATGTATTTGTACTAAATGATTTATAATAGTTATGATTAGACGGGTAGAACTTCGGGACAGTAAGACTATTGCAGATATTTATAATGAATATGTCATACATAGTGTAGCTACTTTTGAGACAAAATCTTTAAAAGAGGGAGAAATGCGTTCTCGTATAATCGAAATTTTTAAGAATTTTCCTTATTGGGTTTATGAGATAGACGATAGAGTCGTGGGATATTGTTATGCTCATCCGTGGAAACAACGGGCTGCATATAAATATACGCTTGAAACTACAGTTTATGTATCTCCCGATTATGTGGGAAAAGGTATCGGGAAGGCACTGATGCGAAAATTGATTGAAGAATGTCGGAAAAGTGGCTATCATGCGTTGATTGCCTGTATTACATCGGGTAATGAAGTTAGTGAT contains:
- a CDS encoding GNAT family N-acetyltransferase produces the protein MIRRVELRDSKTIADIYNEYVIHSVATFETKSLKEGEMRSRIIEIFKNFPYWVYEIDDRVVGYCYAHPWKQRAAYKYTLETTVYVSPDYVGKGIGKALMRKLIEECRKSGYHALIACITSGNEVSDSLHLKLGFKQVSFFEQVGLKFGRWLDVADYQLLLI